The Neorhodopirellula lusitana sequence CAGCGATCTTGGCTGCCTCTTCGAGGTGCTTCGTCACCAACTTGGCCGCCTTGGTCACTTCATAAATACGTACCGACGTCGCGTCACCATTAATCGGTTCGACCAAACGTCCATCGCGTCCGTCGCTACTGACGACCAAGTGACCGTCTTCTAAAACACTGGTCATGCGAATGTGCATGTCTCCTTCGTATTCGTCGGTCGTTGCCATCACCATGTTTTGGCAACCTACCTGTACTGTTCCGGTGCACGTGTGTTCGCCCGCACAAACTTCGATGATCAGCGGAGCATCGAACTGCAGCTTCTCGAGACTCTTTGTTTGAGTTGACACCTCTTCCGCCGTTTCCATCTCAATTGAAACACTCAGCTTCGGATCCAGGTAGCGACGTGCGTACTCAGGCTTGGCGATCATTGATTGCAGCTGCACTGGCTTGCTAACTTCATTGGTTTGAGGAGCAGCGTTTCGACGTGGCTTACTATTCGAATCCACACCCAGGTTTGCAAGTTGGTCAGCGCCCAACCCACCACGACGTCGATTGCGGAAGCTCAAACAGGTCCCCAGAATCGCAGCCGTTCCAAAACAACCCGCCAACAATCCAGCCGCGGTAAGCCACCACGTCCCACTTGCTTGACCGAAGCCGCCCATCGTCACGGCCAAATGATAAGCTCCCGCGAGAGATGCCCCACCGACAATGATTCCAAGTAACCAAGTCAAGAAGTTACCGCGTCCGTTTCGAATGAAGATTCCCGGTAAGCCTAAGACCGCTCCGATTGGCGACACAAACATCCACCAACCCAGTGGAGCACTCCCGCACAGGATGAAGCCCAACACCATCGCAACCGCACCACCGCCAACCCAGAACATCGCGTCTCGGCGTGAACCGATCAGGCTGGCCGGGTGCAATGTGTAAGCCGGCATCTCGGCCTGCTTGGCCAGTTTTTCCGGAAGCTCGATTGAGAGCAAGCCAGCAGCCTGACTCACCCATCGGCTCGTCGGATCCGCACTCACGTGAACTGTCAGTTTTCCTGCTTTTTCAATCTCTTCCTGTGCCAATTCGGCGACCTGGCGTCCCAGACTCAACTTCAGCGGCTGGTAGTCACCCCGCTTGGGAATCCCTCGTGGCAAAACATCACCACGCACCAAACGGTCGACCAGTTTTTCCGCTCGCGGGTCGGCCAACAACTTCGTGATGCCTCCCAGTGCTGGCGTGACTGCGTTCTCGCCATCCAGATTGTCTGTATTGATCTTGCCTGGCGGGTGAACAACTGCGTCCGTCAGTGTCACCACTGCGGTATCGGTCGGGATGCCTCCCTGCAGCAATTCCACACAAGTCAGTTCTTGTGGAGCCTGCTCAGCCGTCAAAGATTGATGCAACTTCGGCATTCCAATCAGCAAGCCGGCAACACCACCGCCAATCAGCAGCAGCGTCCCCAGCGAAGCACGGCGAAAACCGGAACGTGTTTTGTGAGTTGGTCGTAACAGGCCCATGGCAATGCATCCCCACTGGGGAGGTAACGAGGAAAGGTTGGATTTCATCTAAAAACTAGCTCGCGTTTGATGAGCAAGCGCACACTACTAGCCATGAAGGCGTTATTTTGGCGAAAGTCACAGCAATGAACGCGACCAAACCAAGAGGGAATGGAACCTTGAGCGATGCCAACCAAAGTCCAGACGACGGAAATTCAGCCAGCAAGAAGCCGCACCACAGCAACTCCCTGACGTACTGGATTGCCGGTGCGATCGTAGCGGCGATCGCGATCGCACTGACTGTGCCGAATGTCGCAACACACTTCGAGATCGGCGGGGAACTGTTCCTGCGGGCGCTCAAAATGATTGTCGTCCCGCTGGTCTTCACCTCCGTCATGTGCGGAATCCTAGGACTCGGCGACGTTCGCAAACTCGGTAAGCCGGGTGCCGCGGCGGTCGGATACTACCTATGCACGACCGTCTTAGCGGTCATCATCGGGCTGGTAGTGGTCAACGTCATCCGCCCGGGCGTCGGCACCGTCGACCAAGCCCAACTCGATAAATTCGCCCAAAAAGACACCCAACCCCATCAAGTCCTGCGAGAAACACTCGCGGAATCCAGCGGCCTCTCGGAAAAGCTGATCGGAGACGTTTTCCCCGAACTGGAGGTGAATAGTGAAAAAGCACCGGGCGTCGAAACGATCCTGGAAAACCTCGCCTTGATGCTGGTCACCGACAACCTGTTCGGCGCGGCCGTCGAAACCCAACTGCTCCCCATCATCGTCTTCACGATCGCCTTCGGCGCCTTGTTGACGACGATGCCCTACGAGACACGCACAATCACGACCTTGGTCACCGAAGCGAATAACGCGTTGCTGGCCTTTGTAATGGCATTGATGAAGATCGCCCCGCTCGGCATTTTCTGTTTGGTGGCCGCGAGATTTGGGAAAGCACAAGCCGAAGGTCGCTTCCTGGACGAACTCGGACAGATCGGCTGGTACTTTGCCGCCGTCGTGATCGGACTGGCCATTCACGCCCTCATCGTACTGCCCCTGATCTTTTGGATTGTCCGTCGCGAAAATCCCTATCGCTTTGCCGCCTCGATGAGCCAGGCGCTGCTGACGGCATTCTCAACCGCCAGCTCTTCGGCAACCCTCCCCGTCACACTGGAATGCGCTGAAGCGGCTGGTATCCCTAAACGTTCAACCGAATTCGTCATCCCGCTCGGGGCCACCATCAACATGGATGGAACCGCACTCTACGAAGCCGCCGCTGCGATCTTTATCGCCCAAGCCATCGGATTCGACCTGACCTTTGGCGAACAAGCAATCATCGCCGTCACCGCAACTTTGGCCGCCATCGGTGCGGCGGGCATCCCCGAAGCGGGCCTAGTCACCATGCTGATTGTTCTGGGCGCGGTCGGGCTGCCCCTGGAATACATCGGCCTGATCTTGGCCGTTGACTGGCTACTTGATCGCTTTCGGACCACCGTCAATGTCTTCGGTGATAGCATCGGTGCCGCCGTGGTCGGTGTCACGATTCCCGATGAGCCAAGCTAACGCCTGACTAAAACAGTCCCATCAAACGGACTGCGGCGATCGCAGTAAAACCTAACAAGATTAGGTTGAACCACTTTTGCGATACACGCTGAACCAACCAGCGACCACCCAACATCCCAATCGGGATCAACGGAGCAAAGCACGCTCCGATCAACAACGTGGAACCGTCAATCAGCCCCAGGTTGAAACTGAGCGGCAGCTTAAAAACGTTCAGCACCAAGAACAACCAAGCACTCGTTCCAATCAGCTCCCATTTCGGTAACGCCACCGCCAACAAGTACAACGCCACGACCGGCCCAGCCGCATTGGCCAACATCGTTGTCACGCCAGCAAGCAATCCCAACACGATCGCAAACCAGGCCTGGTGCGGCACCGAATCGAAGGCATTCGGTCGATAGGTACGGACCATCTGCACGATCGTCAGCGCCAAAATGATGCCGCCGACGATCCACTTGAATTGGTCCGCATCAAGTCGGTCCATCATCAACCAACCGATCAGAATCCCGACCACGGTTGGCGGCAACAGTCGACGAACATGCTTCCAATCTGCCGAGCGACCAAAGAACCCGATCGCGCAAACATCGCCAACCACCAGCATCGGCAACAGCACGCCCGTCGAATCCATAGCCCCAAACACAAAGGCATACAGCACGACATGTAACATGCTGATGCCAGGAAACCCTGACTTCGATACGCCAATGCCCATTGCTCCCAAGCACAGGCAGATCAATTCAACAGGGGGCCAACCGGCGATCATGAGCAATCAAACAACAAGGGAAAGAGCGGGCAGCGAGGCCGAAAGCCTCACACAAGTCCCGTCCAACCACAAGTCCCGCTTCATCGGATCGCCTTGCCTGTCTTGATGCATTGGGCCGCTAGAAACTTTTCGACCAACTTGCCGCCATCGTCCAATCGGTTTCCAGTTGGATTCCGTCCAGGTCTTGGTACAGCGTCGGAACGAACTCGACATTCAACAAATGCCCTTTCACCAATGCCGCCGCACCCAACCCTAGATTCAACGAGTACCCACCTCGGAAGCTCTCCACGTTGGTACTGATCATCGCATCCGGTGTTGCCGCGTCAGCCCCGTCATAGTTGGTCCGCCACAAGTTTTCCAAACGAATGCTCGTCGAGAAGTTGTCGGTCAGTAGATGGCTGTACCATGTGTTCAAGCGAAACTCATCGCTGACGGAGTAGTCGCGATAGTTGCGGCCAATCGGGACATCCGACTGAAATTGCACACCCCAAGAACCCGATTCCAGATAGTGCTTCCAAGTGATCCCGGGCTTCGCATTGAACGTCCCCGAGCCCAATCGCATCGGGTACGGCAAAGCCTGATCGGTTACTCCGCGAGATGGAATCCGAGTTGTCCGGAAGATATCCCCCGTCGGAACCGAACCCGCTAGGTTCAGGATCAAGTCATCGTTGACGTCGCTGTAAAGACGCAGTAACGCACCAAATGTGGTATCGCCGAAGCCACTGTTGTGGGTGGTGAATGCGGATCCATCGCCGCGACGCTGATGGTCCATTGTAATGCTAGGCAACATCAACATGGTGTACACCGTGATGTCTTCCGTCACGCCTCGCATGATATGCAACATATGCATTTCATGCGTCATCTGCGTCGGAGTCGCACCTTGGTTGGTGACCGGAGTGGAACTGTCGCCATAAGTGAACGAACCCGCGTCACTCAACGTCCTCGTGCCCGCTCGGTTGTCTTCCATGTACATGTTCATGTACTTGTACTCAACCATCCACTCGCCCGGATCGTGCAAGTGATCGCCCATGATCGATGCTGGAGCGTGCTTATCAGCACGAGATCGGTAGGAATCGAAGCCATCGGCATTTGACGAATGCTGCCACAGTGTTAAGCACGCAAACCCGAAAGCAAAACACAATCCAAATTTCATTGATCCATCCGCGATTTAAAATTCTCCGGCACCTAGCTCCTCACAAGCCTTAACTTCGTCCTCAATGGATAGACACATGATCGTTTCGAACATCTTCAACTCGTCGCGTCCCCAATCAAGCCAATCAGCCCCACCAATCCACACAACCGGCCCCCCAACCGGACGCCTGCACCCGCAACCCTTCACTGCCGCATTAGCTTTACAACGCAGTGAATCAAAGATCGAGCGGACTGCGAAAGCTCAAGACTGACGCTGCATGCAACGCGTCCTCATCTCCGCAAAACGCCAACACCTTGGTTGATCGTTTCCATGGGGTTCCGTCACCTACGACAAAGCGGCATGCTCTTGGCTGAATTCATCGATACCGTGAACCATTCGCCACCGTTGACCACCTCGGCGCGGGAGACCTTGATCTGTCTGACACCTTATCCGAAACGTTGATTCTGGAACTCGCGCGAAGCCTACACGCGTGTGGGTCGCCAGCGTACGAACTTGACCAAAACATGGAACAGGTTGCCACCTCGCTGGGAAAATCCGCAACCTTCTTCTCCACACCAACCGCACTCTTCGTCACGTTCGATGGCGAGATAAAGTCGACCCGTTTAATTCGCGTCTATCCCTGCGATACCAACTTGGGTCGTTACGCGGAACTGTTTGACCTTCAGCGTTCAATTCGTGACGATGCATTAGCGACCGAAGACGCTTGGCAACGGCTCCAGGAGATCAACCTGAGCCCTAATGGCTACCACGCCGTCGCCGCGATTGCGTCCTACGGGATCGCCGCATCCTGCGTGGGTGTTTTAGTGGGCGGCAACCTGTCCGTGGCAATTTCGTCTGGGTTGATCGGTTTGCTGGTAGGGATGCTGGTCACCGGACTGACTCACTTGGAATACCAAACTCACTTGATCAACGTGATTGCAGGCTTCCTCGCCAGCGCGGTCGCATGCTCAGTCCAGGCTTGGATCGGTCCCAGTCATTTTGAACTGACCACGCTATCGGCGTTGATTGTCTTGGTTCCAGGACTGCATCTAACGATCAGCATCAACGAACTCGTGACACAAAATCTTGCATCTGGCTCCGCTCGGCTGGCCGGTGCAATGACCACCTTGCTGACACTGATCTTTGGCGTCTTCATGGGCTACGGGTTCGTCAGTGCGTTAACAGTGATTCCGCCTTCGGTTGCCCCAATCCGCCCAACTCTCTTCCTGTCGCTATTAGTTGCCATCCCCATTGGACTTGGCTTGGCCGTCCTATTCCGAACACGTTACCGCGACATCCCTTGGTTGGTGATTTCCACCGTGATCGGTTACGGAACGATGCGCGTTGCCGGAGAGTTCTTCAGCCCCTTTGCTGCGGTTTGGATTGCGTCCGTCGTCGCCGGAGTCTTTAGCAATCACGTGTCGAATCGCTTGCAGTTGCCTAGTGCCGTGATGTTGATGCCGGCGCTGATTTTGCTCGTCCCAGGAAGCCTCGGATTTTCCGGCATGACTAAAATCATGCTAAACCAAGATCTTCCCAGTGGCATCCGCTTGATCACCACCATGGTGTTGACCGCCGTCTCCATCGTCGCCGGATTGCTAATCACCGACGTGCTTGCTCCGAGAACCCAGCATCCGACAATCGATCGATAAAGCAATCTCGCACAAGTCGAATAAAACGAGACGAACCGCTTCATCATGTCGCGCCACCTACTCGAGTCGGGCAAAGCGTCCTTCAGATCCACACGCGAAGATGTGAGTTTGACCGGCTGACAAACTATGGAACCCAACATCCGAAATCGAATGCCAGTGAGTCCCATTGTTAGACACATCCGTTCCGGTCGGCCCCACGGCAATCAAACGAGCGGGCAACGAACATTCCGTTGGAATGGGTAGCACCGCGCTGCGGAAGGCGACGGGCTGATCAGCGACGGTCTGCCACGTGGTTCCATTGTCCAGGCTGATGCATGCGGTCACCTTCGATGTCTCTGTAATGCGGTAGTCGCCTCCCACACAGACCAGAGCATGCGGACTGTCCGAATCACCGGTTGGATTTAGCTGGCAAATGGAAAAGATACCCGCCGCCTGTGAACTGGGCATCGGGACCGCGACAGGGATCCATGCGTCGTTCCAGCCCGCTCGTGTGTACATGCGACTGAAATCCGATTCAGCACCACCGGTCCCCAACCACACTTGTCCCTGGTCCCCTAACAACATCAACGTGTTACTCGCCGCAAAGGCAGCTTCCCCGGCCCGGGCGAGTGGAAGTTTGGCTGACACAGGTTCCCATGTCTTGCCGCCATCCTGGGTTTCCACAATTAACAGCCGCCCATCGACCGGGTCACTCATCGCGATACCCTGCGACGCCTCCCAAAATCGCATCGCATCAAAGAAGGCGGCCTCGGATTCGGCTCGATACGTTTCCTCCCACGTTGTCCCGCCATCCTCCGTTCGCAGCAAGACTGCGGGCGTTCCTGCACTGGCGATGCAAGCGACATCAGAACTCACGGCGTGGACACAGCGAAACTCAAGTTCACCGTAGCCCTCGGGCCCGCATGACTCCCAAGTCTCACCACCGTCTAGCGTCCGGAGCACCGTCGCCTCGGACCCACTCACCCAAACAATCTCATCATCAACCGCACTGATCCCACGAAGGCTGGCCTGCGTTCCGGTTTCGCTCACTCGCCACGCCGCCGCGATGGGCTCAGCCGCCGAGACATCCGCCGGCAACGCCACCGTATTCAAAAAGACCACGCCGCTCAAAAACACCACTGCATTCCGGATGACCTTGCTGTTCAAGAAACGTATAAAACAATGGGGCTCGGTCTTCACTAAATGAGACATTGATGGGACCTGGTAATGGAGTTCGGCAACGAGATTGGAAGCAAGGTCAACAACAGGATCTCTATGATGACATCCACGCTGCTTTTGGAAACGGGTGAATCACGGGATGAGTGCGGTGGACGACCGTAGACGCCACTCGTTGCCACAAACAACACCGTTCGGCTGTCAGCCACCATCCAGCAGTGAACATTCCAATACAGTAGGATGACCAGCAAGAATTGGCTCATGGATGCAATCGTTTTGGCTCGTCCTCGATTGCCCAGTGCCAATCGCCCCGATCTCAATGTCCTCCTTCTCGAGACTTGGATGATTCCATGCTGGCAC is a genomic window containing:
- a CDS encoding transporter, whose amino-acid sequence is MKFGLCFAFGFACLTLWQHSSNADGFDSYRSRADKHAPASIMGDHLHDPGEWMVEYKYMNMYMEDNRAGTRTLSDAGSFTYGDSSTPVTNQGATPTQMTHEMHMLHIMRGVTEDITVYTMLMLPSITMDHQRRGDGSAFTTHNSGFGDTTFGALLRLYSDVNDDLILNLAGSVPTGDIFRTTRIPSRGVTDQALPYPMRLGSGTFNAKPGITWKHYLESGSWGVQFQSDVPIGRNYRDYSVSDEFRLNTWYSHLLTDNFSTSIRLENLWRTNYDGADAATPDAMISTNVESFRGGYSLNLGLGAAALVKGHLLNVEFVPTLYQDLDGIQLETDWTMAASWSKSF
- a CDS encoding WD40/YVTN/BNR-like repeat-containing protein, whose translation is MNSKVIRNAVVFLSGVVFLNTVALPADVSAAEPIAAAWRVSETGTQASLRGISAVDDEIVWVSGSEATVLRTLDGGETWESCGPEGYGELEFRCVHAVSSDVACIASAGTPAVLLRTEDGGTTWEETYRAESEAAFFDAMRFWEASQGIAMSDPVDGRLLIVETQDGGKTWEPVSAKLPLARAGEAAFAASNTLMLLGDQGQVWLGTGGAESDFSRMYTRAGWNDAWIPVAVPMPSSQAAGIFSICQLNPTGDSDSPHALVCVGGDYRITETSKVTACISLDNGTTWQTVADQPVAFRSAVLPIPTECSLPARLIAVGPTGTDVSNNGTHWHSISDVGFHSLSAGQTHIFACGSEGRFARLE
- a CDS encoding dicarboxylate/amino acid:cation symporter; protein product: MNATKPRGNGTLSDANQSPDDGNSASKKPHHSNSLTYWIAGAIVAAIAIALTVPNVATHFEIGGELFLRALKMIVVPLVFTSVMCGILGLGDVRKLGKPGAAAVGYYLCTTVLAVIIGLVVVNVIRPGVGTVDQAQLDKFAQKDTQPHQVLRETLAESSGLSEKLIGDVFPELEVNSEKAPGVETILENLALMLVTDNLFGAAVETQLLPIIVFTIAFGALLTTMPYETRTITTLVTEANNALLAFVMALMKIAPLGIFCLVAARFGKAQAEGRFLDELGQIGWYFAAVVIGLAIHALIVLPLIFWIVRRENPYRFAASMSQALLTAFSTASSSATLPVTLECAEAAGIPKRSTEFVIPLGATINMDGTALYEAAAAIFIAQAIGFDLTFGEQAIIAVTATLAAIGAAGIPEAGLVTMLIVLGAVGLPLEYIGLILAVDWLLDRFRTTVNVFGDSIGAAVVGVTIPDEPS
- a CDS encoding sulfite exporter TauE/SafE family protein produces the protein MIAGWPPVELICLCLGAMGIGVSKSGFPGISMLHVVLYAFVFGAMDSTGVLLPMLVVGDVCAIGFFGRSADWKHVRRLLPPTVVGILIGWLMMDRLDADQFKWIVGGIILALTIVQMVRTYRPNAFDSVPHQAWFAIVLGLLAGVTTMLANAAGPVVALYLLAVALPKWELIGTSAWLFLVLNVFKLPLSFNLGLIDGSTLLIGACFAPLIPIGMLGGRWLVQRVSQKWFNLILLGFTAIAAVRLMGLF
- a CDS encoding threonine/serine ThrE exporter family protein, with product MILELARSLHACGSPAYELDQNMEQVATSLGKSATFFSTPTALFVTFDGEIKSTRLIRVYPCDTNLGRYAELFDLQRSIRDDALATEDAWQRLQEINLSPNGYHAVAAIASYGIAASCVGVLVGGNLSVAISSGLIGLLVGMLVTGLTHLEYQTHLINVIAGFLASAVACSVQAWIGPSHFELTTLSALIVLVPGLHLTISINELVTQNLASGSARLAGAMTTLLTLIFGVFMGYGFVSALTVIPPSVAPIRPTLFLSLLVAIPIGLGLAVLFRTRYRDIPWLVISTVIGYGTMRVAGEFFSPFAAVWIASVVAGVFSNHVSNRLQLPSAVMLMPALILLVPGSLGFSGMTKIMLNQDLPSGIRLITTMVLTAVSIVAGLLITDVLAPRTQHPTIDR